One part of the Pseudoalteromonas ulvae UL12 genome encodes these proteins:
- a CDS encoding coniferyl aldehyde dehydrogenase produces the protein MNTEIEQLEQQFEAMQALVKSEGELSPSQRVNLLKQLKKALLAEQDSLICALNEDYGKRSEFDSLMADILPTISHLNYTIKKLPKWIKPQRRSSGLLMLPSTVRVYPSSLGVVGVMVPWNFPINLTFGPLISAIAAGNRVAIKLSEFTPATNQVIVKICAVLQDNVFVIQGEQAVSECFSQLPFDHLFFTGSTSVGRHVMAAAAKNLTPVTLELGGKSPVVIAPNMSVKHAVERIIFGKCLNSGQICVAPDYVLLPKDQEMAFITTFQETFLTMYPNGLQDDDYSAVINHAQFERLSQLLNNAKEQKANIYPACEPSIDVSERRMVPHLVTQLPADNDLLINEIFGPILPIVTYQELDDAIAYINARPHPLALYIMSFDTDVQHKVIAQTRSGGVAINDTVLQVALEDAPFGGVGASGMGQYHGYEGFNTFSKSRTVFKSYRFNPRATLLIRYRALLMNVIKRVFIR, from the coding sequence GTGAATACAGAAATAGAACAACTTGAACAGCAGTTTGAAGCGATGCAGGCCCTAGTTAAATCAGAGGGGGAGCTTTCTCCATCACAAAGGGTGAATTTACTGAAACAACTTAAAAAGGCGCTATTAGCCGAGCAGGATAGTTTGATCTGTGCTTTGAATGAAGACTATGGCAAGCGCAGTGAGTTCGATTCATTAATGGCTGATATTTTACCCACCATTAGTCATCTCAATTATACGATAAAAAAACTGCCTAAATGGATCAAACCACAACGGCGTAGTTCAGGTTTGTTAATGCTGCCCTCTACGGTACGTGTTTACCCCAGCTCATTGGGGGTTGTCGGCGTGATGGTTCCTTGGAATTTTCCCATTAATTTGACCTTTGGGCCTTTAATTTCAGCGATTGCTGCTGGTAATCGTGTGGCTATAAAGTTGAGTGAGTTTACCCCTGCAACCAACCAAGTCATTGTTAAAATATGTGCCGTGCTGCAAGATAATGTGTTTGTGATACAAGGTGAGCAAGCTGTCAGTGAGTGTTTCTCGCAACTTCCTTTTGATCATTTATTTTTTACCGGATCAACGTCGGTAGGAAGACATGTCATGGCTGCTGCGGCAAAAAATCTCACTCCTGTGACATTAGAGCTTGGTGGGAAATCTCCCGTCGTCATTGCGCCTAATATGAGTGTCAAGCATGCGGTCGAGCGTATTATCTTTGGAAAATGCCTCAACAGTGGCCAAATTTGTGTGGCTCCAGATTATGTGTTACTTCCAAAAGATCAAGAAATGGCTTTTATTACAACATTTCAAGAGACGTTTTTAACAATGTATCCAAATGGTTTGCAGGACGATGATTACAGTGCTGTGATTAACCATGCGCAATTTGAACGTTTAAGCCAGTTATTAAATAATGCCAAGGAACAAAAAGCCAATATTTATCCTGCATGTGAACCGAGTATTGATGTGTCTGAGCGGCGAATGGTGCCCCATTTGGTCACTCAATTACCAGCAGATAACGATTTATTAATCAATGAGATATTTGGCCCCATCTTACCTATTGTTACTTACCAAGAATTAGATGATGCAATTGCGTATATCAATGCAAGGCCTCATCCATTAGCGCTTTATATCATGTCTTTTGATACTGATGTACAACACAAAGTGATAGCTCAAACACGCAGTGGTGGGGTGGCAATTAACGATACCGTTTTACAAGTCGCACTGGAAGATGCCCCTTTTGGCGGGGTTGGTGCTTCTGGAATGGGGCAATATCATGGTTATGAAGGGTTCAATACGTTTTCTAAATCTCGAACCGTATTCAAAAGTTATCGCTTTAATCCGCGTGCAACTTTACTTATTCGTTACCGTGCATTGTTGATGAATGTGATCAAAAGAGTGTTTATTCGTTAA
- a CDS encoding TetR/AcrR family transcriptional regulator, with product MKLDKKQAILDSALTLFVQQGFNGTATAKIAQHAGVANGSIFHHFHSKQGVIDALYLDLKQQFSETLILASQAGSNDDESFILWRCALRWFVDNPEKLQFFKLYCDSPDISDQVHQQVIEQLFGFLYEMIEYGKQCNQYKPLDTSYLVQLIQGSLFVSAEYALNAGGECDESFIKQSYDIIMGILKV from the coding sequence ATGAAACTGGATAAAAAACAAGCCATTTTAGATTCAGCACTGACCTTATTTGTACAACAAGGTTTTAATGGAACCGCGACGGCGAAAATAGCACAACATGCAGGTGTGGCCAATGGCAGTATTTTTCATCACTTTCACTCTAAGCAAGGGGTGATAGACGCACTCTACCTTGATTTGAAACAGCAGTTTTCTGAGACGTTAATACTCGCATCTCAGGCGGGTAGCAACGATGATGAATCATTCATTCTATGGCGCTGCGCTTTACGCTGGTTTGTTGATAATCCTGAAAAACTACAGTTTTTCAAGTTGTATTGTGATTCACCTGATATTTCAGATCAGGTACATCAACAAGTGATCGAGCAATTGTTTGGTTTCTTATATGAAATGATTGAATATGGAAAACAATGCAATCAATACAAGCCGCTAGACACTAGTTACTTAGTGCAGTTAATCCAGGGGAGCCTGTTTGTGAGTGCCGAGTATGCACTGAACGCAGGAGGAGAGTGTGATGAATCTTTCATTAAACAAAGCTATGACATCATTATGGGCATACTAAAAGTGTAA
- a CDS encoding tetratricopeptide repeat protein, which yields MILNLLKRSVLVATLFSSAVFADLQRGIDAANVGDFATAISEFEYLASNNYAPGIYELAKLYENGHGVARNYQQAAALFQQAVDLNYEDAMFSLAVLYQDGNGVAQDNQKAADLFTQAAKKGVAAAQFNLGVFYTNGIGVIKDYELAIDWYTKAAAQNYTLAQFNLALMHFEGLGTQKSIVKSYIWNTIAEFNGNKAASDSRKLDERKLSPSEVKLAKEQAETIYQQIMDGKYIDDGRRI from the coding sequence ATGATATTAAACCTTTTAAAACGCAGTGTTTTAGTTGCGACTTTATTTAGTAGCGCTGTTTTTGCGGACTTACAAAGAGGCATAGATGCAGCAAATGTTGGGGACTTTGCCACCGCCATTTCAGAGTTTGAATACCTAGCAAGCAACAATTATGCACCCGGTATTTATGAATTAGCTAAATTGTATGAAAATGGCCATGGCGTTGCGCGTAATTACCAGCAAGCCGCAGCTTTATTTCAACAAGCTGTAGACCTTAACTACGAAGATGCGATGTTTTCACTCGCCGTGCTTTACCAAGATGGTAATGGTGTAGCTCAAGATAACCAAAAAGCGGCCGATCTGTTTACCCAAGCAGCCAAAAAGGGTGTCGCCGCGGCCCAATTTAATTTAGGTGTATTTTATACCAATGGCATTGGCGTGATAAAAGACTATGAATTGGCAATTGACTGGTACACCAAAGCTGCAGCGCAAAACTACACCCTTGCGCAATTTAACTTAGCATTAATGCACTTTGAAGGACTCGGCACACAAAAAAGTATTGTGAAATCGTATATTTGGAACACGATTGCTGAGTTTAATGGTAATAAAGCAGCAAGCGACAGTCGTAAATTAGACGAACGTAAACTATCGCCCAGTGAGGTTAAACTCGCTAAAGAGCAAGCTGAAACAATTTATCAGCAAATAATGGATGGCAAATATATTGATGATGGACGACGCATTTAA
- a CDS encoding putative bifunctional diguanylate cyclase/phosphodiesterase: MLSLAQGVGVLHQDMFPRYIETFDANTISDKTKKHPVLSAFFWHSDIISKDETLYLVIKSNSTQLQAIQLNFLLSKVMFFTNIPLLLIFVAAFLIPVFLSFRRKNQQHKTLKHLNQQAQMLLDAFKIDFSSQQHSPSNLIKLDLAITQLCERVTQYQRETETNIVQDKLTGLADRHAYLSHLETQLNHAQNNQQKQALLFIDLDGFKQVNDSFGHSFGDEVLIQVSDRLRNVIRTHHLSHVHPSNLIEQNLSRLGGDEFSIFIEELTEAERAVDVAQSVLFEIERDFVLGNKIIKIGASIGIAVFPDSASTPYALLQMADVAMYRAKTDGRGIFRIYSPEMGSKMRRYHYLLEEMRLALTSQNFSLSFQPIVHVEDCSIDYFEALVRWTHPVEGNITPGEFIPIAEESNLILELGDWIMQEACRQMSAWYNAGMRKVRISVNVSGVQLKHRPLHDWIMAMLGKAGLPAHALMLEITESCFIEASDAVIEQLELLRNEGVLIAIDDFGTGFSSLSTLAELPVDIIKIDKLFIDQANENPKYNKILNSISELGKELNLKVVAEGIEHAEQFELVKNLGIQCVQGYLVSRPESSRNVGHKVLTQNLNHIAATGTGVWLPQEQDKSDKGAYRSYQI, encoded by the coding sequence ATGCTGTCTCTCGCACAAGGAGTGGGAGTGCTGCACCAAGATATGTTTCCGCGCTATATCGAAACGTTTGATGCAAACACAATCTCAGACAAGACCAAAAAACACCCTGTGTTATCCGCTTTTTTTTGGCATTCCGATATCATTTCTAAAGATGAGACCCTTTATTTAGTCATTAAATCGAATTCAACCCAGTTACAGGCTATTCAATTAAATTTTTTGTTGAGTAAAGTGATGTTTTTTACAAATATTCCCTTACTGTTAATTTTTGTCGCTGCATTTTTAATTCCCGTATTCTTATCTTTCAGGCGTAAAAATCAGCAACATAAAACTCTAAAGCATCTTAACCAGCAAGCTCAAATGTTGTTAGATGCATTTAAAATTGATTTTTCGAGTCAGCAACATTCACCCTCAAATCTCATAAAACTTGATTTAGCAATCACTCAATTATGTGAGCGAGTCACCCAATATCAGCGTGAAACCGAAACAAACATCGTTCAAGATAAGCTAACAGGTTTAGCCGATCGCCACGCTTATTTAAGTCACCTAGAAACCCAGCTTAATCATGCGCAAAACAACCAACAAAAACAGGCATTATTGTTTATCGATTTAGATGGATTTAAACAAGTAAATGATTCATTTGGTCACAGCTTTGGGGATGAAGTACTGATCCAAGTATCCGATAGACTCAGAAACGTGATTCGGACACATCATTTAAGTCACGTGCACCCATCCAATTTGATTGAACAAAATTTATCCCGTTTAGGCGGCGACGAATTTTCGATTTTTATTGAAGAATTGACTGAGGCAGAGCGTGCTGTGGACGTCGCACAAAGTGTCTTATTTGAGATTGAGCGTGATTTCGTTTTAGGTAACAAAATAATTAAAATTGGGGCCAGTATTGGTATCGCGGTTTTTCCTGACAGTGCTTCAACCCCTTATGCGCTTTTACAAATGGCTGATGTCGCTATGTACCGCGCTAAAACAGATGGCCGTGGAATTTTCCGTATCTATTCACCAGAAATGGGCAGTAAAATGCGCCGCTATCATTATTTACTGGAAGAAATGCGCTTAGCATTAACCAGCCAAAACTTTAGTTTGTCATTTCAACCAATTGTTCATGTAGAAGACTGTAGCATTGATTACTTTGAGGCTTTGGTGCGCTGGACACACCCGGTTGAAGGCAATATCACCCCAGGCGAATTTATTCCGATTGCTGAGGAATCAAACCTTATTTTGGAACTTGGTGATTGGATTATGCAAGAAGCTTGTCGTCAAATGTCCGCGTGGTATAACGCTGGAATGCGAAAAGTGAGAATATCGGTCAATGTATCTGGTGTACAGCTCAAACACAGACCCTTACATGATTGGATCATGGCGATGTTAGGCAAAGCAGGATTACCGGCCCATGCCTTAATGCTTGAAATAACTGAGTCATGTTTTATTGAAGCATCCGATGCGGTCATCGAGCAGTTAGAATTACTCAGAAACGAAGGTGTATTAATCGCCATTGATGATTTTGGCACAGGTTTTAGTTCATTAAGTACCTTAGCTGAGCTCCCAGTGGATATCATCAAAATCGATAAGTTATTTATCGACCAAGCAAATGAAAATCCTAAATATAATAAAATACTCAACTCTATCAGCGAGCTTGGAAAAGAGTTGAACCTCAAAGTCGTGGCTGAGGGGATTGAACATGCAGAACAATTTGAACTAGTCAAAAATCTAGGCATTCAATGTGTTCAAGGCTATTTAGTCAGCCGACCTGAATCTTCACGTAATGTTGGGCATAAAGTTCTGACCCAAAACCTCAATCACATTGCAGCAACGGGTACGGGAGTGTGGTTACCACAAGAGCAAGACAAATCGGACAAAGGAGCGTATCGCAGTTATCAGATTTAA
- a CDS encoding TorF family putative porin has product MNYIGKISTLVLLSASSCALADVSSTVSITNDYLFNGITQTDEDPALQASLDWWNDTGWYVGAWGSNVDFGDDTDIEVDFYGGYAFELNSEMSVDLGFAHYTYHGGDDSSDINYTEIYSKFTLSNAELNFWYSPDFVGSDAGHFIAMFNYNFPVSDELSFVLGIDYSKSLDDDKFEWQAGKDNYVHYQAAANYAWSGFDFTLGVHQTNLDAYDDTSVQLMVSRTFEF; this is encoded by the coding sequence ATGAATTATATCGGAAAAATATCAACGCTGGTGCTGCTCAGTGCCAGTTCGTGCGCATTAGCGGATGTGTCTAGCACAGTATCAATCACAAACGATTATCTCTTTAATGGTATTACCCAGACAGATGAAGATCCTGCTTTGCAAGCCTCGCTTGACTGGTGGAATGATACTGGTTGGTACGTTGGGGCTTGGGGATCTAATGTTGACTTTGGTGATGACACTGATATTGAAGTCGATTTTTATGGTGGTTATGCTTTTGAGTTAAATAGTGAGATGTCGGTTGATTTAGGTTTTGCTCATTATACTTATCATGGTGGCGACGACAGCTCAGATATAAATTATACCGAGATTTACTCTAAATTTACCTTATCAAATGCAGAGCTTAATTTTTGGTACAGTCCTGATTTTGTCGGCTCAGATGCGGGACATTTCATTGCCATGTTTAACTACAACTTTCCAGTGTCAGATGAGTTAAGTTTTGTCTTGGGGATTGATTACTCAAAAAGCTTAGATGATGACAAATTTGAGTGGCAAGCAGGAAAAGATAATTATGTGCATTATCAAGCTGCAGCGAACTATGCATGGTCTGGTTTTGACTTCACACTAGGGGTGCATCAAACCAACTTAGATGCGTATGATGATACCAGTGTACAGCTAATGGTCAGTCGAACATTTGAATTTTAA
- a CDS encoding M61 family metallopeptidase: protein MLLLCLHTQLNASQLPQVNGIHELPKSAQHTIHQWITFAIDATQAQLGPLEANSYAFDIEAKWLANEPVPWAQINRAKTNRVALTIDRFAELEELKQDWTLYHELAHLYLPLTEADSIWLNEGFATYMQQHIMLRQGLLNQVQYTQRVRAGLARGKIQTRKVSGALNEVSDNMWHLNAYQRVYWSGVAYFIEAEIALLDRNTNLKDVILACRACTQDSSTLTGSELVTLLDRYSQSQVFSRLYFQYRTRADFPAISDAQITRTYQQW from the coding sequence GTGCTTCTGCTGTGCTTACATACCCAACTTAACGCGTCGCAGCTTCCTCAAGTTAATGGTATTCATGAACTACCAAAATCAGCTCAGCACACCATTCATCAATGGATCACATTTGCCATTGATGCGACCCAAGCACAATTAGGGCCACTCGAAGCCAACTCATATGCTTTTGACATTGAGGCAAAGTGGCTCGCTAATGAGCCTGTCCCTTGGGCACAGATAAACCGCGCAAAGACAAACAGAGTCGCATTGACCATCGACCGGTTTGCAGAGCTTGAAGAATTAAAACAAGATTGGACGCTATATCACGAGTTAGCGCATCTTTATTTGCCTTTAACAGAGGCGGATTCTATTTGGCTCAATGAAGGATTTGCCACCTATATGCAACAGCACATAATGCTCAGGCAAGGGTTATTAAATCAGGTTCAGTACACGCAGCGTGTCCGCGCAGGCTTGGCTAGAGGGAAAATACAAACTCGCAAAGTTTCAGGAGCATTAAATGAAGTATCAGATAATATGTGGCACCTGAACGCCTATCAGCGGGTTTATTGGTCAGGCGTGGCCTATTTTATAGAAGCAGAAATCGCGCTACTCGATCGTAACACTAATTTAAAGGACGTTATTTTAGCGTGCAGAGCCTGTACGCAAGATTCATCAACTCTCACAGGCTCGGAGCTCGTAACTCTCTTAGATCGCTACTCTCAGAGCCAAGTTTTTAGTCGCTTATATTTCCAATATCGCACTAGAGCTGATTTTCCAGCCATTAGTGATGCTCAAATCACCCGAACCTATCAACAATGGTAA
- a CDS encoding endonuclease/exonuclease/phosphatase family protein: MCLFLIALPSISALKGSWLLDLVVNFQLTYALLTFFLLIVTFWLVRSLFLISFCLYVVFTIVNFASLLPAVPNLTGHSVSDDVYVFQGNLSYYNADMDALYDFLDKKNADIYILFEVNDTQREAFGKLANGRPNLGYAQIEGLPAGMGIISKYPIVKRHIHQFEGKSAVIIELELLIDHQLVRFYALHPPSPRTKESWQTRNQLLAELKNLVKHHPQQITWITGDINTSPWSYYFPRFDFLTPCIEQVGYYTSWPHSKAVAWLANVVRIAIDHCFMSEHMTILEFKTVTIPNSDHLGLEYRFILNQSR, encoded by the coding sequence ATGTGCTTATTTTTAATTGCTCTGCCTTCCATCAGTGCATTAAAAGGGAGTTGGCTGCTCGACTTAGTGGTCAATTTTCAACTAACCTACGCGTTGCTTACCTTTTTTTTGTTAATCGTTACCTTTTGGTTGGTTCGATCATTATTTTTGATCTCGTTTTGTCTCTATGTTGTTTTCACTATCGTTAACTTTGCCTCACTGCTGCCTGCGGTACCAAACTTAACCGGACATAGTGTCTCTGATGATGTTTATGTGTTTCAAGGGAATCTGTCTTATTACAATGCTGATATGGATGCACTTTATGATTTTCTCGATAAAAAGAATGCTGATATTTATATTTTATTTGAAGTCAATGATACGCAAAGAGAAGCATTCGGAAAATTAGCCAATGGCCGCCCCAACCTCGGCTATGCCCAAATCGAAGGGCTTCCCGCTGGCATGGGTATTATAAGTAAATATCCAATTGTAAAACGTCACATCCACCAATTTGAAGGCAAGTCAGCGGTCATTATCGAATTAGAGCTATTAATTGATCATCAATTAGTACGCTTTTATGCGCTCCACCCGCCATCTCCTAGAACGAAAGAAAGTTGGCAAACACGCAATCAATTATTGGCAGAACTTAAAAATCTTGTTAAGCATCATCCTCAGCAAATAACTTGGATTACTGGGGATATAAATACCAGTCCATGGTCATATTACTTTCCACGTTTTGATTTTTTAACACCTTGTATCGAGCAAGTTGGGTATTACACTAGCTGGCCACATTCAAAGGCTGTTGCTTGGCTTGCAAATGTGGTTCGCATTGCCATTGATCATTGTTTTATGAGCGAACACATGACCATACTTGAATTTAAAACAGTCACAATCCCCAACAGTGATCATTTAGGCCTTGAGTATCGTTTCATACTCAACCAAAGCCGTTAA
- a CDS encoding TonB-dependent receptor, which yields MFKPSILTLAVTAALTSPLAISDEQSGVVDEKSLEVIQITATRRSGSVQDAPLNVTALDADLMQAQNISELADIARWVPGLTITDQGGRSGSPIIVRGLNTNSSGPGSDGGTVATYINEIPVAIDMRLTDVEQVEVLIGPQGTLYGAGTLGGAIRYMLKAPDLDLTTLDIHGDAFQGSQSDNLGSEAGFVFNLPLIEETLALRASFNRFDDPGFVDYNYVVKQGGVSLPDPDWADQNAIQQNLKQVADANGETTTTGRVSVRWQPVDWFDGTLNYFYQKQASEGRSIVHHNALNPDNGLNNIISEYESAYRYEEPRDKEDSLLSLELKADLGFAELVSATGFSEFDAVGQRDQTDLLIRLDYGYEEFPAFSAFTREESHQETFTQELRLVSQNDSALNWIAGVFYNKLETDGSSKEFTPGFGEYAVENWGAAQTRPDNLEYYSIDRSEVTEQAIFGELGYQINDDLTVTVGARFYEYEVSAESAVDFPLLNTLFYGAGPNDITLNFEDTFAEDDGSLFKFNANYQFNDTVMAYVTVSEGFRIGGSNGLAPCPDPLPDKQSGCGQPDEMLYTADTTTNYELGLKSTWMRNRLHFNAAVFNVDWEDAQIAGATVVGQLPYTSNAGTANSKGLELSSRAMLTDSLTAYATYAYTKVELTSDAPFLFNSDGTDGGKKGDRLPGSPEQQFSLGVNYQTEVLNDKTLDINYGLTAQSDSISKVGLHANGETLPGYGLSNISAKLTADAWSATVYVDNMFDKYTYTSVRRDVGDITSTNGAQIQRNYGHYINRPLTVGIKFNYQFEL from the coding sequence ATGTTCAAACCAAGTATATTGACCTTGGCCGTTACAGCCGCGTTAACTTCACCGCTTGCTATCAGTGATGAGCAAAGTGGGGTCGTTGATGAAAAATCATTAGAGGTCATTCAAATCACCGCAACAAGACGCAGTGGCTCAGTACAAGATGCGCCTTTAAATGTGACTGCGCTTGATGCTGATTTAATGCAAGCACAAAATATCAGTGAGCTGGCAGACATTGCCCGTTGGGTGCCAGGCCTGACTATCACTGACCAAGGGGGGCGCTCTGGTTCGCCTATTATTGTTCGTGGTTTAAATACAAACTCATCAGGCCCAGGCTCTGATGGCGGAACCGTGGCAACTTACATCAATGAGATACCAGTTGCCATTGATATGCGCCTGACCGATGTTGAACAGGTTGAGGTGCTTATTGGGCCACAAGGTACTTTGTACGGCGCGGGAACATTGGGTGGTGCAATTCGCTATATGCTCAAAGCGCCTGATTTGGATTTAACGACATTGGATATTCATGGCGATGCATTCCAAGGTTCGCAAAGTGATAATTTGGGTAGTGAAGCTGGTTTTGTATTTAACCTACCGCTTATTGAAGAGACGTTAGCGCTGCGTGCCAGCTTCAATCGTTTTGATGATCCGGGTTTTGTCGATTACAACTATGTAGTGAAACAAGGTGGGGTATCTTTACCTGACCCAGATTGGGCAGATCAAAATGCCATCCAGCAAAACCTTAAACAAGTCGCAGATGCAAATGGCGAAACGACCACCACAGGTAGAGTGTCAGTCCGTTGGCAACCAGTTGATTGGTTCGATGGGACATTAAATTATTTTTATCAAAAACAAGCCTCTGAAGGGCGTTCGATTGTCCATCATAATGCGCTTAACCCAGATAATGGGCTAAATAACATCATTAGCGAGTATGAATCGGCTTACCGCTACGAAGAGCCGCGCGATAAAGAAGATTCATTATTAAGTTTAGAATTAAAAGCTGATTTAGGCTTCGCTGAACTTGTGTCTGCGACTGGATTTTCTGAATTTGATGCGGTTGGGCAACGGGATCAAACCGATTTATTGATTCGCTTAGATTATGGCTATGAAGAGTTTCCAGCGTTTTCAGCATTTACTCGTGAAGAAAGCCATCAAGAAACGTTCACCCAAGAGCTTCGTTTAGTGTCGCAAAACGATAGCGCCTTGAACTGGATTGCGGGTGTTTTTTACAACAAGCTCGAAACTGATGGGTCAAGTAAAGAATTCACGCCAGGCTTTGGCGAGTATGCGGTTGAAAATTGGGGGGCAGCGCAAACCCGCCCTGATAATCTAGAGTATTATTCTATTGATCGCAGTGAAGTCACTGAACAAGCTATTTTTGGTGAGTTAGGTTATCAAATTAATGATGATTTGACCGTCACTGTCGGGGCTCGATTTTATGAATATGAAGTATCAGCCGAATCTGCTGTTGATTTCCCGCTCTTAAATACGCTCTTTTATGGTGCAGGACCCAATGACATTACTCTTAATTTTGAGGATACTTTTGCCGAAGACGACGGAAGTTTATTCAAGTTTAATGCAAACTATCAATTTAACGATACCGTTATGGCGTATGTGACGGTGAGTGAAGGATTTAGAATTGGCGGCTCTAACGGTTTAGCACCTTGTCCAGATCCGTTACCGGACAAACAATCAGGCTGTGGTCAACCAGATGAAATGTTATATACCGCAGACACGACTACCAATTATGAGCTGGGCTTAAAAAGTACCTGGATGCGCAACCGACTTCATTTTAATGCCGCGGTGTTTAATGTTGATTGGGAAGATGCACAAATTGCCGGTGCCACAGTGGTTGGGCAATTGCCTTACACCTCAAATGCAGGAACGGCGAATTCTAAAGGCTTAGAGTTATCATCTCGTGCGATGCTCACCGATTCGCTTACGGCCTATGCCACTTATGCTTATACGAAAGTTGAGCTGACTTCTGATGCGCCATTCTTGTTTAACTCAGATGGTACAGATGGCGGTAAAAAAGGCGATCGCTTACCTGGTTCACCTGAACAGCAGTTCTCACTCGGAGTGAACTACCAAACTGAAGTGCTTAATGATAAAACGCTTGATATCAACTACGGTTTAACAGCGCAAAGTGATTCAATCTCTAAAGTGGGCTTACATGCCAATGGTGAAACGTTGCCGGGTTATGGGCTAAGTAATATTTCTGCCAAGCTCACAGCTGATGCATGGTCAGCCACAGTGTATGTTGATAATATGTTTGATAAATATACATATACATCGGTTCGCCGTGATGTTGGTGATATTACTTCGACAAATGGCGCGCAAATTCAACGCAACTACGGTCATTATATTAACCGACCTTTAACAGTGGGGATTAAGTTCAATTATCAATTTGAACTTTAA